One genomic region from Henningerozyma blattae CBS 6284 chromosome 2, complete genome encodes:
- the OSW1 gene encoding Osw1p (similar to Saccharomyces cerevisiae OSW1 (YOR255W); ancestral locus Anc_8.700), with protein MKAAPIPRKSKSRWVTMKLVKIGNVLHCYPCRKRWSLHKLHCKNRTLTFKSIKNKRKNTNKTAITTTINDLYSPTISLRGEDMLDIETSLRPASRNRKPLLITTFPDGCSASPRIHILQKTRFGRYVVSKRRYKLKYFNSESFTERIVKVKPKPKKQENLIHIEDNQNHNQNEENPTVLTIEPLVQVPKNDQNPSYTCAQTIHLIKNEISKNSDFRVIFHDKNVIKTLNLPSNIENIEFGGPSQSIRLSDFGSLRNPTLPIMTDPVLENPVIDDDPIIDEDSAIDDTVLENSATNKPPLSNEGLLLVEDGEYPQVEIQNKECEKEVRDVNEVKETKEIKKKMIPPPKIIINLHDYFKRKGKKPFFEIRKREFMSKNIVSHSQMVEKLR; from the coding sequence atgaaagcTGCACCTATACCTAGAAAATCTAAATCAAGATGGGTTACCATGAAATTGGTTAAAATAGGTAACGTGTTACATTGTTACCCATGTAGAAAAAGATGGTCATTACATAAATTGCATTGTAAAAATAGAACACTGActtttaaaagtattaaaaataaaagaaaaaatacgAATAAAACTGCTATTACTACAACTATAAACGATTTATATAGTCCTACGATAAGTTTAAGAGGAGAAGATATGTTAGATATTGAAACAAGTTTGAGGCCTGCTTCGAGAAATAGAAAGCCTTTGTTGATTACTACGTTCCCTGATGGTTGTTCTGCTTCACCTAGAATTCATATTTTACAGAAGACAAGGTTTGGAAGATATGTGGTATCTAAAAGAAGATATAaacttaaatattttaattcagaGAGTTTTACAGAAAGAATAGTAAAAGTAAAGCCAAAGCCAAAGaaacaagaaaatttaattcatattGAGgataatcaaaatcataatcaaaatgaagaaaatccAACAGTTTTGACTATTGAACCATTGGTACAAGTGCCTAAAAATGATCAAAATCCAAGTTATACATGTGCACAAACAATTCATctcattaaaaatgaaatttcaaaaaattctgATTTTAGAGTAATATTTCatgataaaaatgttaTTAAGACTTTAAATCTTCCatcaaatattgaaaatattgaatttggGGGTCCATCTCAATCCATTAGATTATCAGATTTTGGCTCCTTACGAAATCCTACTTTACCAATAATGACTGATCCTGTTTTGGAAAATCCTGTAATAGATGATGATCCTATTATAGATGAGGATTCCGCTATAGACGATACTGTTTTAGAGAATTCAGCTACTAATAAACCCCCCCTAAGCAATGAAGGTTTACTTTTAGTAGAAGATGGGGAATATCCACAAGttgaaatacaaaataaagaatgTGAAAAGGAAGTAAGAGATGTAAATGAAGTAAAGGAGACAAAGgaaataaagaagaaaatgattCCACCTccaaaaattatcattaatcTCCAcgattattttaaaaggAAAGGAAAGAAaccattttttgaaattcgAAAGAGAGAATTTATGAGTAAAAATATCGTTTCACATTCACAAATGgtagaaaaattaagataG
- the DAP1 gene encoding Dap1p (similar to Saccharomyces cerevisiae DAP1 (YPL170W); ancestral locus Anc_8.701), translated as MSFFNMFLGGGVKTSDDPTGFAGGDGGDTFNQNGQEPIVHAEFYPRTLLQFNGINDPRIFLGICGKVYDCTSGAQFYGPGGPYENFAGHDASRGLALNSFDPSVIREWDQPMDELKDLDESQVEALQSWVDFFDNKYPIVGTLVPEPGINTVD; from the coding sequence atgtCCTTTTTTAATATGTTTTTAGGTGGTGGTGTCAAGACTAGTGATGATCCAACAGGATTTGCAGGAGGCGATGGTGGTGACACATTCAATCAAAATGGTCAAGAACCAATAGTACATGCAGAATTTTATCCAAGAACGTTACTCCAGTTCAATGGAATAAATGACCCAAGAATATTTCTAGGCATATGTGGCAAAGTATATGATTGTACATCTGGTGCTCAATTTTATGGGCCAGGTGGTCCTTATGAAAATTTTGCAGGGCATGATGCTTCAAGAGGATTAGCTTTGAATTCTTTTGATCCTTCTGTTATTAGAGAATGGGATCAACCGATGGATgaattgaaagatttagaTGAATCACAGGTAGAAGCTCTTCAAAGTTGGGtagatttttttgataataaataccCAATTGTTGGTACATTAGTCCCAGAACCTGGTATTAATACTGTTGactga
- the NIP100 gene encoding Nip100p (similar to Saccharomyces cerevisiae NIP100 (YPL174C); ancestral locus Anc_8.704), protein MIKIGDRVTVNNRVGSVRFIGNTSFAKGIWYGIELDLPEGKNNGTINDVKYFETDANHGVFVKLPFVKKLEGDSTVISEESQKEQKLEIIIELLQDKIYNYNIENSQLKEQIQKLTIKIESQNSSDQVIGSLSNETDSLRLKFEDLKNQLEAYKDQIQKNENFQHLYENILKQNEVLKNENAQQLKQLNNITPRKIKQTISVPNENELYQTQTLKYRSELLLNVFLSNDISYVNANILENFFKFMYNYLNETSNIFPSENTVNKLQFEFYFQFLIFFYNYINIMSQSKIIDESNALELICLNEYTNLEIFYKSIELEKKFHEIIIYLDNHNIINQNWSFLQKILNYLIKIYLPNLLNIGIKNYDNDFIQEFLKLFNIEIPKNLSQLKNNNSYVDNSYCMAEFFKITDILEVLFSNDLQIIFEYFQKLSHQLLNVELEEISNTTLSNFDNQIVINDIDENIAMYKNQIEELTIQLNEKDEVIQQLQLNKRLYQSIKRDNNQNVLEINKLNRQLQETIEMNKNLNNKVEKSQTLENSLKDQINKLKYHKYQIIPTEVDSQTLREIQRIDTAEQLLTLRKIFIRRSQKKMADTTLIELSRLSWLDEPKYHPVLKSNNNKNNALLNQFHDLSKTMDNYLESSNDNTTINTQLYNVLDAFRTNNVSK, encoded by the coding sequence ATGATTAAAATTGGAGATCGTGTCACTGTTAATAATCGAGTTGGTTCAGTACGATTTATTGGTAATACTTCATTTGCTAAGGGGATTTGGTATGGTATTGAATTAGATCTACCTGAaggtaaaaataatggaaCTATTAACGATGTGAAGTATTTCGAAACTGATGCAAATCATGGTgtatttgttaaattacCATTTGTCAAGAAATTAGAAGGAGACTCTACTGTGATTAGTGAAGAATCTCAAAAGGAACAAAAGTTAGAGATAAtcattgaattattacaagATAAGATTTACAActataatattgaaaattctcaattaaaagaacaaatccaaaaattaactattaaaattgaatcaCAAAATTCATCTGATCAAGTTATTGGttcattatcaaatgaGACTGATAGTTTAcgtttgaaatttgaagatttgAAGAATCAATTAGAAGCTTATAAagatcaaattcaaaaaaatgagAATTTCCAACATttatatgaaaatattttaaaacaaaatgaagtgttaaaaaatgaaaatgcacaacaattaaaacaattaaacaatattacaccaagaaaaattaaacaaacaATATCAGTacctaatgaaaatgaattatatcaaactcaaacattaaaatatagatctgaattattattgaatgtTTTCCTTTCGAATGATATTTCATATGTCAATGCCAATATATTggagaatttttttaaatttatgtacaattatctaaatgagacttcaaatattttcccCAGCGAAAATACCGTCaataaattacaatttgaattttatttccaattcttgatatttttctataattatatcaatattatgaGTCAATCTAAAATAATAGATGAATCTAATGCACTTGAATTGATATGTCTCAATGAATATACgaatttggaaatattttacaagtCTATTGAATTGgagaaaaaatttcacGAGATCATAATATATCTCGATAATCATAACATCATTAATCAAAATTGGTCATTTTTGCAAAAAAtcttaaattatttgattaaaatttatttgcccaatttattaaatatagggatcaaaaattatgataatgattttattcaagaatttttaaaattattcaatattgaaatacctaaaaatttatctcaacttaaaaacaataatagttATGTTGATAATTCTTACTGTATGgctgaatttttcaaaattactGACATACTTgaagtattattttccaatgatttacaaataattttcgaatatttccaaaaattatCACATCAACTTTTAAACGTGGAACTAGAAGAAATATCTAATACAACCctttcaaattttgataatcaaatagttattaatgatattgatgaGAATATCGCAATGtacaaaaatcaaattgaagaattaacaATTCAATTGAACGAGAAAGATGAGGTTATTcaacaattacaattaaataaacgTTTGTATCAATCTATTAAACGAGACAATAATCAAAATGTTTTAGAGATCAATAAACTGAATAGACAGTTACAGGAAACGAttgaaatgaataaaaatttaaacaataaagttgaaaaatcaCAAACCCTTGAAAATTCATTGAAGGATcagataaataaattgaaatatcacaaatatcaaattataCCTACAGAAGTTGATAGTCAAACTCTACGAGAAATCCAAAGAATAGACACTGCTGAGCAATTATTAACACTTCGAAAGATATTCATACGACGAtctcaaaagaaaatggcTGATACCACTTTGATAGAGTTATCCAGACTTTCATGGCTCGATGAACCTAAATATCATCCTGTTttgaaatcaaataataacaagAATAATGCTTTACTTAACCAGTTCCATGATTTGAGTAAAACAATGGATAATTATTTAGAGAGttctaatgataatactACTATTAATACCCAATTATATAATGTCTTGGATGCATTTCGTACTAACAATGTATCTAAATAA
- the TBLA0B03690 gene encoding uncharacterized protein (similar to Saccharomyces cerevisiae TRE2 (YOR256C) and TRE1 (YPL176C); ancestral locus Anc_8.702) — protein MRLGHNRYNRIPDDDNQTAVATDDDTHINIPIHNEFDDIQFNENADTNITETMNDANNNNNNITTDLPDTTSPIVPSLPRNPPIYQSHSFINNYPRNENRLFEGSSSTMEQMSVEEPILNQKTTIREKLILARDSFTEAVIIPFKQKIYYPVTLIFTILSERLNYYLGKIGNPFILKRFFYIVLMTVILYLIRSSGLLYTHHAYAIRGMFSEQSILVKYMQTTVDFNKFERDLEYLSSMQHMTGTKGDMALVNYIQQSFSNNGLKLLKENTYSTYSTYPNINDTFLRAVSDDGKTIMDFDLTIDNFQSMSINGELSKTPILYGYKGRYQDLAALQDSNIISQDQDYMLLLEYDDDILVSEQILMAQKFNSKAVIFISNEINGDKDIIKLRSVSFPQFSMGDPLTPGWHGDTNPLIFANESLALQSILTLPISFNDGEKLLSHLSKDNINFENNKYSGKIGDLYIDLKINNTIRERHPTFDIIGKIEGKEQSDKAVAIVAGRNSISFGAQYPNMGTSALLTIVELMQRVHFEYNWKPLRNIYFISFGGDEFNYAGATELLEERLKPFKDEVYSIIDISQIGFDSNVLSVQTHPLLKNLFQNLNDRDLHIDISHVKQYGNWIPFMANGIPVSVLSNPNVLKRKGYIDTSKDTFENLHELLVKDENRKILQNIFTFIFDTILRLSDDPVIPFDITNYANTLSELLHDLEKQYSGRLNFDSVIKGLLSWKSIGVDSQQWFMTWSNIVLAHNGGLEPSLLSVNRWTWNRKYSNIGRRQCIPEGIPNRPFYKNVLLGSSFWQSSDKMEDHWSFPGVRDAINENDFEKAQRQLDIAGESLQSSAALFIEETNDVGFK, from the coding sequence ATGAGATTGGGCCATAATCGTTATAATAGAATTCCCGATGATGACAATCAAACGGCAGTTGCTACTGATGATGATACACATATAAATATTCCTATACATAATGAGTTCGATGATATacaatttaatgaaaatgccGATACCAATATAACTGAAACTATGAATgatgctaataataataataataatattacaacTGATTTGCCAGATACTACATCGCCTATAGTGCCTTCTCTGCCTAGAAACCCTCCAATTTATCAAAGTCATAGtttcatcaataattaTCCTCGTAATGAAAatagattatttgaagGTTCTTCATCTACCATGGAACAAATGTCCGTAGAGGAACCAATTCTTAATCAAAAGACCACCATAAgagaaaaattgattttagCTAGAGATTCATTCACGGAAGCCGTCATCATACCtttcaaacaaaaaatttattacccAGTCACATTGATTTTCACTATTCTATCAGAAAGacttaattattatttaggTAAAATTGGTAATCCGttcattttgaaaagattCTTTTACATTGTCTTAATGACTGTGATATTATATCTAATTAGATCTTCTGGTTTATTATATACTCATCATGCTTATGCTATTCGTGGTATGTTTTCAGAACAATCAATACTGGTGAAATATATGCAAACAACTGtagattttaataaattcgAAAGggatttggaatatttgaGTAGTATGCAACATATGACAGGCACAAAAGGTGATATGGCActtgtaaattatattcaacaatctttttcaaacaatgggttgaaattattaaaggaaAATACTTATTCAACTTATTCGACTTATCCAAACATTAATGATACATTCCTAAGAGCTGTATCAGATGATGGCAAGACAATCATGGATTTCGATCTAACTATTGATAATTTCCAATCAATGTCTATTAATGGTGAACTTTCAAAGACCCCTATACTTTATGGGTACAAAGGTAGATACCAAGATCTAGCAGCTTTACaagattcaaatattattagccAAGATCAAGATTATATGCTTCTACTTGAATATGACGATGATATTCTTGTTAGTGAACAGATATTAATGGctcaaaaatttaattcaaaagcCGTTATTTTCATTTCCAATGAAATCAATGGTGATAAggatataattaaattaagaTCTGTATCGTTCCCTCAATTTTCAATGGGAGATCCATTAACTCCAGGCTGGCATGGTGATACTAATCCATTAATTTTTGCTAATGAATCACTAGCATTACAATCAATCTTAACTCTACCTATATCCTTTAATGAtggtgaaaaattattatcacaTCTATCAAAggataatatcaattttgaaaataataaatatagtGGTAAAATTGGAGATCTTTATATTGacctaaaaataaataatacaattcGTGAAAGACATCCAACTTTCGATATCATTGGGAAAATTGAAGGTAAAGAACAAAGTGATAAAGCTGTTGCCATAGTAGCAGGCAGAAACTCAATTAGTTTTGGTGCTCAATATCCAAATATGGGGACTTCTGCTCTATTGACCATAGTCGAATTGATGCAAAGAGttcattttgaatataattggAAACCTTTAAGAAACATTTATTTCATATCGTTTGGTGGCgatgaatttaattatGCTGGTGCAactgaattattagaagaacGATTAAAACCATTTAAGGATGAAgtttattctattattgatatttctCAAATTGGATTTGATTCAAATGTTTTAAGTGTTCAAACTCATCcacttttgaaaaatttatttcaaaatttaaatgatagAGATTTACATATTGATATTTCACATGTGAAACAATATGGTAATTGGATTCCATTTATGGCAAATGGTATACCTGTTTCAGTTTTATCAAACCCAAACgttttaaaaagaaaaggcTATATCGATACTTCAAAAGatacttttgaaaatttacaTGAGTTATTagttaaagatgaaaatagaaaaattttacagaatatttttacatttATTTTCGATACTATATTGAGATTATCTGACGATCCAGTAATCCCCTTCGATATTACAAATTATGCAAATACTTTGAGTGAATTACTTCATGATCTTGAAAAACAATATTCTGGCCGTTTGAATTTCGACTCTGTAATAAAAGGTTTATTAAGTTGGAAAAGTATTGGTGTAGATTCTCAACAATGGTTTATGACTTGGTCTAACATTGTATTGGCTCATAATGGTGGGCTTGAAccatctttattatcagtTAATAGATGGACCTGGAATAggaaatattcaaatattggACGTAGGCAATGTATACCAGAAGGTATTCCAAATAGGCCATTTTATAAGAATGTACTATTGGGCTCCTCATTTTGGCAATCCAGTGATAAAATGGAAGATCATTGGAGTTTCCCAGGTGTTAGAGATGCCatcaatgaaaatgattttgaaaaagcTCAAAGACAACTTGATATTGCAGGAGAGTCATTACAATCATCTGCTGCACTCTTTATTGAAGAAACAAATGATGTAGGGTTCAAATGA
- the CDC31 gene encoding centrin (similar to Saccharomyces cerevisiae CDC31 (YOR257W); ancestral locus Anc_8.705), translating to MNNNRNKRVVDDQTDLDNLKKHLLEEQRQEIYEVFAVFDLNEDGLLDYHELKVAFRALGFNLSKQEVLRILDDYDKTGRRLIDYNDFFFVVGQKILQRDPLEEIKRAFKLFDDDNTGKISLKNLRRVANELGENLTDEEMRAMIEEFDLDGDGEINEQEFIDICRDA from the coding sequence atgaataataacagAAATAAAAGAGTTGTTGATGATCAAACTGACttggataatttaaaaaaacatcTATTAGAAGAACAAAGACAAGAAATTTATGAAGTATTTGCagtatttgatttaaacGAAGATGGTCTTTTAGATTATCATGAATTGAAAGTAGCATTTAGGGCTCTTGGTTTCAATCTGAGTAAGCAAGAAGTGTTAAGAATATTAGATGACTACGATAAAACCGGGCGTCGATTGATAGATTATAATgactttttctttgttgtTGGACAAAAGATTTTGCAAAGAGATCCattagaagaaattaagAGAGCATTCAAATTgtttgatgatgataacaCAGGGAAAattagtttaaaaaatttaagaagAGTTGCCAATGAATTAGGTGAGAATTTAACAGATGAAGAGATGAGAGCTAtgattgaagaatttgatttgGATGGAGATGGGGAAATTAATGAACAAGAATTCATAGATATTTGCAGAGATGCCTaa